In Palaemon carinicauda isolate YSFRI2023 chromosome 28, ASM3689809v2, whole genome shotgun sequence, a single genomic region encodes these proteins:
- the LOC137621692 gene encoding apical junction molecule-like: MDENPQTQPDEIQEQKRMQQNRTEQKRMQQNRTEQERMQQNRTEQERMQQNRTKQERMQQNRTEQEKCSEQNRAGDNAAEQNRAGENAAEQNRAGENAAEENRTEQERMQQNRTEQDRMQQNRTEQKRMQQNRTEQNRIQQNRTEQKRMQQNRTEQERMQQNRTEQKRMQQNRKEQKRIQQNRTEQERMQQNRTGQEKYSRTEQNRAGENAAEQNRAEENAAEQNRAGENAAEQTEQKRMQQNRTEQKRMQQNRTEQKRIQQNRTKHERMQQNRTEQKRM; this comes from the coding sequence ATGGATGAAAATCCACAAACCCAGCCAGATGAGATCCAAGAGCAGAAGAGAATGCAGCAGAACAGAACAGAGCAGAAGAGAATGCAGCAGAACAGAACGGAACAGGAGAGAATGCAGCAGAACAGAACAGAGCAGGAGAGAATGCAGCAGAACAGAACAAAGCAGGAGAGAATGCAGCAGAACAGAACAGAGCAGGAGAAATGCAGCGAACAGAACAGAGCAGGAGACAATGCAGCAGAACAGAACAGAGCAGGAGAGAATGCAGCAGAACAGAACAGAGCAGGAGAGAATGCAGCAGAAGAGAACAGAACAGAGCAGGAGAGAATGCAGCAGAACAGAACAGAGCAGGATAGAATGCAGCAGAACAGAACAGAGCAGAAGAGAATGCAGCAGAACAGAACAGAGCAGAACAGAATACAGCAGAACAGAACAGAGCAGAAGAGAATGCAGCAGAACAGAACAGAGCAGGAAAGAATGCAGCAGAACAGAACAGAGCAGAAGAGAATGCAGCAGAACAGAAAAGAGCAGAAGAGAATACAGCAGAACAGAACAGAGCAGGAGAGAATGCAGCAGAACAGAACAGGGCAGGAGAAATACAGCAGAACAGAACAGAACAGAGCAGGAGAGAATGCAGCAGAACAGAACAGAGCAGAAGAGAATGCAGCAGAACAGAACAGAGCAGGAGAGAATGCAGCAGAACAAACAGAGCAGAAGAGAATGCAGcagaacagaacagaacagaaGAGAATGCAGcagaacagaacagaacagaaGAGAATACAGCAGAACAGAACAAAGCATGAGAGAATGCAGCAGAACAGAACAGAGCAGAAGAGAATGTAG